The nucleotide window ACTCAAAACTATTACATCTTTTGATGAAAAACCTATTGGCATGTATTCTCTTCTTTCAGAAAAAACAATTGGAATAATTATTAAAGAATTTTTTGCAGTATGAGTATATCTAAATTGATGTGGTCTCTTAACAAGACCTCTTGCCACATCGCCACCGTTCATTCTAAATTCTCTAACTCGATTAATTCTTTCTGCAATTTCAGGTATTCGCTCTGCATCCTTACGGTCCTCATCATTAATCCATAGACACCACCTATCAATATGGTTAATGAATTCATCTGATCCAATTGCTCTTCTCAGAAACTTTCTTGCATCTGGGTATTGATTTTGGAGCTTATTCTTTTCTGTTGTATTTAATGTTAAATTTCCAGCTTCATAAGGACTATTACCAGTAATCATGACTGGGAAGTTAGAAATTGGTTTTAAAGATTTAGAAATATAAAAATCATCACCATTAACTAAGTAACCGTTTATATTTTTTACTTCCAATTTAATATTTCCTGTATAAAGATATTTTTTACCCTTAGATCTATTCCTTATGCCAATGATAGAACAAGTAACACCTGCTTTATTCTTTGCATTATTACTCCATGTAAAGGGCTTGTATGCAAAAAAGATTTCTTTGTTTAAAATAGAGATTTTAGGCCACATCTGTTCGACCTGAGATCCTTCACATAACGAACTCGTAGTAACAAAAGCAAACTTACAACTGTCTGTTATGTACAAGGCCGCTTTTATAAACCAACAAGCAACATAGTCCAATTCTTTATAATTACCGATTTTGTCAAAACAAATACCCATATCCTCTTTTTGCTCTTTAGATTGTGATTTACCTCCTAAGTAAGGAGGATTACCGACTACGTATATCTCATATTCATTACCCGACTGATCCTTACGAGTGCACACTTCGTCCCAATCAATACGAGTAGCATTTGAACATACAATTTTCCCGCTTTCTTTTAGAGGAAGTGTGGGTTTCAATTTACCAAACTCTTCTTCAAATCTTACATTAATCTGGTGTTGAGCTAGATAGAGAGATAATTTTGCTATTTCATGTGCGAAATCGTCTATTTCAATACCATAGAAATGGTTTAAAGTAATACCAGACATAGTACTATTCCAACCCTCTTGTGTAGCAAATGAATTTTGCAAATTTAGCAACCTAATTATTTCAATTTCCAGTTTACATAATTCCTTATAAGAGATGATTAGAAAGTTACCTGATCCACAGGCTGGGTCAAAGATTTTAATTTTTGAAACTCGCTCACGGAGTTTTGTAAGCTTCTTGATATCGTTCTTTGAGTTTTCTAGTTCCTCATAGAGATCATTCAAAAAGAGAGGTTCAATCACTTTCATAATGTTTGGAACAGAAGTGTAGTGCATTCCAAGATTCTCACGCTGTCCTGGGTGAACAACTGCTTGAATCATGGATCCAAAAATATCTGGATTGATTGAACTCCAGTCCAACTTTCCACATTCAATAATTAGTTTTCGTGAACTTGCTGTAAATGTTGGCAACTTAATCTTATTTTCAAAAAGACCTCCGTTTACATATGGAAATTCCAAGAAATGTGATGCAAATTTTGATCGATCAGAATCCTTAGTATTTAAAATATTAAAAAGTGTAGAAAAGTAAGTGTCCATCTCGTCTCCATTTTCGTGGGTGTGAGAGTTCACAGAATTAGTAAACAATCCTGTTTCAGGAAAGATGCCAGTGTCTTCAGCAAAGAAACAGAACAGAAGTCTTGAAAGAAAGATGTTTAGATCATGACTATTATTTTTATAGTACTCAGGATCATCACTAACAATAGCCTGATACAACTTATCCATTTTGTAGGCTGCACGGATATCAGCAGGGTTTTCACTTACATGCTGTGATTTCTCCATTCCGCACCAAGGCAAAAAGAAAGCGTAATGCTTGCCTAGATCTTTAATTTCAATATCGAGTGTTTCTTTTGTTTTTGTATCAATAGCCAAAAACGTTACGAAATCCGTAACGATAATAAATCGAGGGTTAAACTTGTATG belongs to Candidatus Nomurabacteria bacterium and includes:
- a CDS encoding class I SAM-dependent DNA methyltransferase, with product MSMLRLMHCKDTYKFNPRFIIVTDFVTFLAIDTKTKETLDIEIKDLGKHYAFFLPWCGMEKSQHVSENPADIRAAYKMDKLYQAIVSDDPEYYKNNSHDLNIFLSRLLFCFFAEDTGIFPETGLFTNSVNSHTHENGDEMDTYFSTLFNILNTKDSDRSKFASHFLEFPYVNGGLFENKIKLPTFTASSRKLIIECGKLDWSSINPDIFGSMIQAVVHPGQRENLGMHYTSVPNIMKVIEPLFLNDLYEELENSKNDIKKLTKLRERVSKIKIFDPACGSGNFLIISYKELCKLEIEIIRLLNLQNSFATQEGWNSTMSGITLNHFYGIEIDDFAHEIAKLSLYLAQHQINVRFEEEFGKLKPTLPLKESGKIVCSNATRIDWDEVCTRKDQSGNEYEIYVVGNPPYLGGKSQSKEQKEDMGICFDKIGNYKELDYVACWFIKAALYITDSCKFAFVTTSSLCEGSQVEQMWPKISILNKEIFFAYKPFTWSNNAKNKAGVTCSIIGIRNRSKGKKYLYTGNIKLEVKNINGYLVNGDDFYISKSLKPISNFPVMITGNSPYEAGNLTLNTTEKNKLQNQYPDARKFLRRAIGSDEFINHIDRWCLWINDEDRKDAERIPEIAERINRVREFRMNGGDVARGLVKRPHQFRYTHTAKNSLIIIPIVFSERREYMPIGFSSKDVIVLSSAAVIYDPPTYIFSVISSKMHLLWVRLTSGKLGESIRYLTALSYNTFPFPAITEKQKEALSTHAYNILSERERYPDKTIAELYDPNKMPDGLREAHKYLDQAIDQIYRSKPFEGDEDRLAHLFKLYEEMITRKTNK